One part of the Candidatus Aquiluna sp. UB-MaderosW2red genome encodes these proteins:
- a CDS encoding iron-containing alcohol dehydrogenase, whose protein sequence is MSEGRNLSDYELFLDPKPPTHFGVGAVTKVGDLAKSQGATKALIVTDSFLAKSEILLKVEASLRASGISVQVFDGVTPNPTTACVDAGSDVARDSGCDILIALGGGSSMDTAKGVSLGALNPQRGLGLDYRTEFEQPGLPIIAIPTTAGTGSEVNAFGVITDEASHTRFYVGHSSALAKAAILDPELTLGLPPKSTAATGMDVLVHAVESYISIRSNPYSDGIALKTIETVNQFLEIAVSDGSDLEARSQMLLASHVVGVGFSHTGLGLVHGIGHSLGGHFNIPHGVALCLVLEETLKFNLSNCTVRMAQISFALGVGSTQSDDAANASASIERIADLVEKVGLKARLSDFGITASDIPMIAQTAAMDAVTLNNPINPTVQQIQEILERVL, encoded by the coding sequence ATGAGTGAAGGTCGAAACCTTTCTGATTACGAACTCTTTTTAGACCCAAAACCACCCACCCACTTTGGTGTCGGAGCCGTTACTAAGGTTGGAGATTTAGCTAAGTCCCAAGGGGCAACGAAGGCCCTGATAGTTACAGATTCCTTTTTGGCTAAGTCGGAGATCTTACTAAAGGTCGAAGCTTCACTCAGGGCCAGTGGAATCTCTGTTCAGGTGTTCGACGGTGTAACGCCGAACCCAACCACAGCTTGCGTGGACGCGGGATCCGATGTTGCAAGGGATTCAGGTTGCGATATTTTGATTGCGTTGGGCGGGGGATCTTCCATGGATACCGCAAAGGGCGTCTCGCTCGGAGCACTTAACCCGCAACGCGGACTCGGCCTTGACTATAGGACTGAGTTTGAGCAGCCGGGTTTACCAATCATTGCAATTCCAACCACGGCCGGAACCGGGTCTGAGGTGAATGCTTTTGGAGTTATCACCGATGAGGCCAGCCACACACGCTTTTATGTTGGACATTCTTCGGCCTTGGCGAAAGCGGCAATCCTTGATCCAGAACTAACTTTGGGCCTGCCTCCAAAATCAACCGCAGCTACCGGCATGGACGTATTGGTTCATGCTGTCGAGTCATATATATCAATTAGGTCTAATCCATATTCGGATGGTATTGCGCTAAAGACAATAGAAACCGTGAATCAGTTTCTTGAAATTGCAGTTAGTGATGGCTCAGATTTAGAAGCCAGATCTCAGATGCTTTTGGCTTCGCACGTGGTCGGAGTTGGTTTCTCACACACCGGTTTGGGCCTAGTCCACGGGATCGGCCACTCTCTTGGAGGGCACTTCAATATTCCACACGGAGTAGCCCTTTGTTTAGTTCTAGAAGAGACCCTGAAATTCAATCTTTCTAATTGCACTGTCCGGATGGCACAGATTAGCTTCGCTTTGGGGGTAGGAAGCACTCAATCCGACGACGCAGCAAATGCTTCGGCAAGCATCGAGCGCATTGCGGATTTAGTGGAAAAGGTCGGCCTCAAGGCCAGGCTGTCCGATTTTGGAATCACCGCCTCCGATATTCCGATGATTGCTCAGACTGCGGCGATGGACGCGGTAACTCTAAACAATCCAATCAATCCCACAGTTCAGCAAATTCAAGAGATTCTAGAAAGAGTGTTATGA
- a CDS encoding NAD-dependent succinate-semialdehyde dehydrogenase: MSISQAQEQSVLDLVPTGVYISGIWRDSSDGKTINVEDPATGKTLVKVADASYEDGQEAISAAHEAQEAWGRTAPRFRAEILRSAFERVTELSDEFATLMSLEMGKPFAEAKGEVAYGSEFLRWFSEEAVRAYGRYSIAPDGNNRIMVLKKPVGPSLFITPWNFPLAMATRKIAPAIAAGCTMILKPAALTPLTSLLFAKVLEEVGLPKGVLNIITTSRPGEVTGPIIKDERLRKLSFTGSTQVGRKLIADSADQVLRVSMELGGNAPLLVFEDADIDKAVEGTIIAKLRNMGEACTAANRILVHESIAAEFSQKLVNKMSTLKLARGLEEGANIGPLIEEKARVAVHALVQEAVAKGATVLTGGQIPEGEGFFYPPTVLTNVPATASILRNEIFGPVAPIITFKDEAEAIAIANDTEYGLVAYAFTNDLNRGLRLAEKLEVGMLGLNTGLVSNAAAPFGGVKSSGMGREGGAEGISEYLETVYVGIANPMA, translated from the coding sequence ATGAGCATCAGCCAGGCGCAAGAGCAGAGCGTTTTAGACCTAGTTCCTACCGGCGTATACATTTCGGGAATCTGGCGCGATTCATCGGATGGAAAGACAATCAACGTAGAGGATCCAGCAACCGGGAAGACCCTGGTAAAAGTCGCCGATGCCTCTTATGAGGATGGCCAAGAGGCAATTAGCGCCGCCCATGAAGCTCAAGAGGCTTGGGGTAGAACCGCACCTCGCTTCCGGGCAGAGATTCTTCGCTCAGCTTTCGAGAGAGTGACTGAACTCAGTGATGAGTTCGCGACCCTAATGTCCTTAGAGATGGGTAAGCCTTTTGCGGAGGCCAAGGGTGAGGTTGCCTATGGCAGCGAGTTCCTTAGGTGGTTTTCTGAGGAGGCGGTTCGGGCCTACGGTCGCTATTCAATTGCACCCGATGGCAACAACCGAATTATGGTGCTTAAAAAGCCGGTTGGCCCAAGTCTGTTTATCACTCCGTGGAACTTCCCACTGGCGATGGCCACTCGTAAGATTGCGCCTGCGATTGCTGCCGGTTGCACAATGATTTTGAAGCCCGCCGCCCTTACTCCCCTCACCTCCCTTTTATTTGCCAAGGTTCTCGAAGAAGTCGGACTTCCGAAGGGCGTCCTGAACATAATCACGACCTCAAGGCCGGGTGAGGTAACTGGCCCAATTATTAAAGACGAGCGACTCAGGAAACTTTCTTTCACTGGCTCAACCCAGGTTGGCCGAAAATTAATAGCCGATTCCGCGGACCAGGTGTTGAGGGTCTCAATGGAACTTGGTGGTAACGCCCCGCTCTTGGTTTTCGAGGACGCGGACATTGATAAGGCGGTTGAGGGGACCATCATCGCGAAGCTTAGAAATATGGGAGAGGCTTGCACCGCCGCTAACCGCATTCTGGTTCACGAATCTATTGCCGCAGAGTTCTCCCAAAAGCTAGTCAACAAAATGAGCACCCTAAAACTGGCCCGAGGCCTCGAAGAGGGCGCGAATATTGGCCCGCTTATCGAAGAGAAGGCACGCGTTGCAGTCCACGCGCTAGTGCAGGAGGCTGTGGCAAAGGGGGCAACGGTGCTCACGGGTGGTCAGATTCCGGAGGGTGAAGGATTCTTCTATCCGCCAACCGTGCTGACAAACGTCCCAGCCACCGCGAGCATTCTTAGAAACGAAATCTTTGGCCCAGTCGCGCCGATCATAACTTTCAAAGATGAGGCGGAGGCAATAGCTATTGCCAACGACACCGAATACGGCCTGGTTGCATATGCCTTTACTAACGATCTAAATCGCGGCCTGCGCTTGGCTGAGAAATTAGAGGTTGGGATGTTGGGTTTGAACACCGGCCTGGTTTCAAACGCCGCAGCACCTTTTGGTGGTGTGAAATCCTCCGGCATGGGTCGTGAGGGTGGAGCGGAAGGTATCTCCGAGTACCTGGAAACCGTTTATGTCGGGATTGCTAACCCGATGGCTTAG
- a CDS encoding putative quinol monooxygenase, whose protein sequence is MPNCTVVATFSPKPEHLQAVSEFLLEIAKEVRQEPGCEYYDLYQEVSGRLMFIEAWESRELWQNHNDAPSVAKLRAFIENKLLEPLLVQEMYRL, encoded by the coding sequence ATGCCTAATTGCACGGTGGTCGCCACCTTTAGTCCAAAACCTGAGCACCTTCAAGCGGTATCTGAATTTCTCCTTGAGATTGCTAAAGAGGTTAGACAAGAGCCTGGCTGCGAGTACTACGACCTCTATCAAGAGGTCTCGGGAAGGCTAATGTTCATTGAGGCCTGGGAATCTAGAGAGTTGTGGCAAAACCACAACGATGCCCCGTCGGTGGCAAAGCTGCGTGCCTTCATTGAAAACAAGCTGCTTGAGCCACTTCTGGTTCAAGAAATGTATCGACTTTAA
- a CDS encoding Brp/Blh family beta-carotene 15,15'-dioxygenase: MLESQLRLLVQLRTVSRYSIFAGIIISIPLNILLPHSISWQVVLAITALAIGIPHGAVDHLITVPKFKFFKMALFLIGYLTVTGLCIWFILSNNLIGFQLIVLISALHFGIGDASFISEMDARSNRTGFPKVLFALAAGFTPVFIPLLNSRSTEALETVNPILSGWANPITEQLFWVVVTLNLFVTSVMLFKGRRAEAIDLAALLAISLIAPPLVAFAFYFGFWHALRHTGRLTLELPSSIKAHERQKPLRAFWLAVAAGLPALAIVIGFTVVLGITGNFDLGADLLWLLLAVVWALTIPHMALTSRLDAKAMGFSKKKSVVNTN; encoded by the coding sequence GTGCTTGAGTCTCAACTAAGGCTATTGGTTCAGCTTCGGACCGTCTCCCGATACAGCATTTTCGCTGGAATCATTATTTCCATCCCTCTAAATATTTTGTTGCCACACAGCATTTCCTGGCAGGTGGTGTTAGCCATCACCGCACTGGCTATAGGCATCCCGCATGGAGCGGTTGACCACCTGATCACTGTGCCTAAGTTTAAATTTTTCAAAATGGCGCTTTTTCTAATTGGCTATCTAACGGTCACCGGCCTGTGCATTTGGTTCATTTTGTCCAATAATCTGATCGGTTTTCAACTGATTGTCCTGATCAGCGCATTGCACTTCGGAATTGGAGACGCCTCATTTATTTCTGAGATGGATGCTCGCTCAAATAGAACTGGCTTTCCGAAGGTCTTATTTGCCTTGGCGGCAGGCTTCACGCCGGTCTTTATCCCATTATTGAACTCGCGGTCAACCGAGGCACTCGAGACTGTAAATCCAATTCTTAGTGGCTGGGCCAACCCGATCACAGAGCAGCTTTTCTGGGTGGTGGTGACTCTAAATCTATTTGTCACTTCAGTAATGCTCTTCAAGGGTCGCCGCGCTGAGGCAATAGACCTGGCGGCGCTCTTGGCGATTAGCTTGATAGCACCCCCACTTGTAGCCTTCGCCTTTTATTTTGGTTTTTGGCACGCGCTTAGACACACCGGCAGGCTGACCCTAGAACTTCCTAGCTCTATCAAGGCCCATGAGCGCCAAAAACCCCTTAGGGCATTTTGGTTGGCAGTGGCGGCAGGGCTTCCAGCACTAGCCATCGTGATTGGATTCACAGTAGTTTTGGGCATCACCGGAAACTTTGACCTCGGTGCCGACCTATTGTGGCTCTTATTGGCTGTGGTTTGGGCACTCACGATCCCACACATGGCCCTAACCTCAAGGCTAGACGCCAAAGCTATGGGCTTTTCTAAGAAAAAGTCCGTGGTTAATACGAACTAG
- a CDS encoding lycopene cyclase domain-containing protein, producing MFGQWSYAAMLLFVIGASWWLELAFRLRVLRNPKRLFLTIGLVSPWFVIWDAYATAQGHWFFDRSLTLGIYGPFGLPLEEYLFFVFIPIAALLTLEGVESVMRTLKKLATRKKVTP from the coding sequence TTGTTTGGACAGTGGTCCTACGCAGCAATGCTTTTATTCGTGATCGGCGCTTCCTGGTGGCTTGAGTTGGCGTTCAGGCTTCGAGTTTTGAGAAACCCGAAGCGGCTTTTTTTGACTATTGGATTAGTCTCACCCTGGTTTGTGATTTGGGACGCTTATGCAACAGCACAAGGACACTGGTTCTTTGACCGAAGCCTCACTCTGGGTATCTATGGGCCTTTCGGCCTGCCGCTTGAAGAGTATCTGTTTTTTGTTTTCATTCCAATCGCTGCACTGCTCACCCTCGAGGGAGTCGAGTCGGTAATGCGAACGCTCAAAAAACTAGCGACTAGAAAAAAGGTGACACCTTGA
- a CDS encoding lycopene cyclase domain-containing protein → MSYSALAIISVVVSLFLEARVIRSGIFKRPSFYMAYLIVVFFQLLTNSYLTSSGIVTYSPEAIFGFRVANAPVEDLLFGFSLVVLTMAVWVRLSRFGTSPKEKTSSSSDEKQHD, encoded by the coding sequence TTGAGCTACAGCGCCTTGGCAATAATTTCGGTAGTGGTGTCATTATTTCTAGAAGCCAGAGTAATTAGGTCCGGAATTTTCAAAAGGCCAAGCTTCTACATGGCTTATCTAATCGTGGTTTTCTTTCAGCTTCTCACAAACTCCTACCTGACCTCCAGCGGCATAGTGACCTATTCACCCGAGGCAATATTTGGCTTTAGAGTCGCAAACGCTCCCGTGGAGGATCTGCTTTTTGGTTTTAGCCTCGTAGTTTTAACGATGGCGGTTTGGGTTCGCTTATCAAGATTCGGCACTAGTCCAAAAGAAAAAACTAGCTCCTCGTCCGATGAAAAGCAGCATGATTAA